The DNA window ctgagccccccaccaagggcctcagccccaggctgggggcctgtaaccctgagccccccaccaagGGCTGAAGTcctcaggcagggggcctgtaaccctgagccccccaccaagGGCTGAAGTcctcaggcagggggcctgtaaccctgagccccccaccaagGGCTGAAGTcctcaggcagggggcctgtaaccctgagccccccaccaagGGCTGAAGTcctcaggcagggggcctgtaaccctgagccccccaccaagGGCTGAAGTcctcaggcagggggcctgtaaccctgagccccccaccaagGGCTGAAGTcctcaggcagggggcctgtaaccctgagccccccaccaagGGCTGAAGTCCTCAGGCTGGGCTTTggccccgggcagtggggcttggccctgggccccagcaagtctaacgtcAGCCCCGGCacccccattaaaatggggtcgtgagtgacccactttggggtccccacCCACAGCCGGAGAACTGCTGTATCAGTTTAATTCAAGTGCGAATAGGAAGAAGCAAAAGCAAAATAAGTCCCTCTTATACTGAAGTAATTGTGTCCACACATGGCTTAAAAATGAGCTCAGCTAAACCGACAAGGCCCTCGAGAGAGAACATGCTAGCAGCATCCACAGCGTTAGCGCTAAAGCACTAGGGCGTATTCTTCCTCagcgttgccaactctcatgattttgtcaggAGTCTCATGACAAttcttgttttccttaaagccccagcgcCTGGAGTCAGGTGGATCTGTGATGGTTTCCACCTCCATTCTTTAAGAAAAAGTAACTTTTTAGCCCTCATGGCTgaggagaaagcttcaaaatgtgacccccagcacaccctaaaggctcaaaaagctgAAGGCAAATAAAACAAAGCCCACAttgattatttttacataatctcatgattttaaagccaatctcatgatttttggtgagccagATTCACCTCCCTTCACTTCACTGAGCACAGAAGAAAAGCTCCAACCAACCTTTCCACTTCTCTGCCCAGGAACCCTGAAGGCATTGGATTCTTCTGCACTGTGCTGGGGCAGCCTGGCCTTTTAAGAGCTGGACCAGGCCTGTATGACCCATCTAATTAGCCCTGCCTGTCACACCTGGGATGGGGTGTGGCGATTAATCAGTAGAACCAGCTGAGTCGGGAGGGGCTGGTTCCCTGATAAAGAACAGCAGGGAACTGCAcggagggggcagcccagggagagagAACTAGGGTGAGGTGGGTAGTGAGTAGGCTCCCCGTAGGGAGTCCTGAGTCTTCAGAaagaggctgcaggcagggacagcctgggtgacacccctccacccccgtcaTCACAGGAAAGATGGGGAGTGCAGACTTGATGGGGATTTTAAGAAACTTTGTTTTAGGAAatggttttgttcttttaaaaaacccgcctggggagcagggcagtAGCTGAACCAGAGAAGAGTTTGTTGGGTAGCTTGAGTGAGTGAGGGAGCCCCGAaagtggggaaaccaaggcagggtGCCAGCAGAGTGACCTCCGCCCAGGAGCTGGCTGCTCTGTTCACAGGCACCCATTGGGGCTTTGAGACTCTGATGAGTTTGGCATCCCTCAAGCATCTCTTTATTGAATGACTGAGTTGGGTGCCCTTGGGGGGAAGTGACCATGTTTGTTCAGTGCTAGAGAGGAGCCAGTTTCTCACAGCACGGTGGATTTGAACTAACTCCCCTGGAGATTAAAAAGGAAAGCTGCCATGGAATGTAAAATAGCTTCCAGTCTCTTGAGGCTACCACACTGCTAAACTAGTTACAGTGCCCTGCCTCCGCCGGGGCGGGGGATAACAAAACACAACGTAATGAAGCAGGCGTGATGGAAACCTAACATGTCCAGCTAGGATgaccagcactgcagctgcaggCAGATGCACAAAGAATGTCCGGCCAGCCCAGGAGCTTTCTGGGGTTTGCTTTCTAGCGTGGCATCCATGTCCCGGTAATGCTCTCACCTTCCTGCCTGGATGTGTCCTCCAGCTGCATTTCCTGCTGGAATCCGCAGGGATCGCCCTCGGGGTACTGACCTGCTAGTCAGAGcatgttaatgaagatattttgAAACGTCTTAGATCCCATTAAAGACTGATTTGCAATTTCTTTGTATAATTTACATATGCAGATTAAGTATATTTTTCTGCAGCCCCTGTGGgtcttaaatatatttaactgGCATTGAGAGAACTAAATGCATTATCTTGTGAACCATTTTTTATTTCTGCGAGGCGGGGAAGAAGCTGAGCTATCCAGGTGCTGTGGTTTAAAAGACTCTTCCGTTCCTCAGACCCTTCTGGAAGGAAACCGTGTATCGCCTGAGCATCTCCGCTGTGCTAATCCCCCTCACTGCTGCATGTTTCGCACTTACCCTGAAGTAAACCCCTGGAGGAAAGCACTGATGGGATATAAATAAATGCTCAAATCAAAACAAAGCAACAACATATGGGGTGGGAGCTGCTCCTTGCCAAGCGGAGATTTCTGAGCACGTGTTCCTTGGATCTTTCTCATCTCACAGCCCTGCCTTACCTCTAGTGCTGGTGCTGGTATGGCTGATAAGGCCAGTTGGAGTCAGCATCCTGCACCCCTTTCTTCCCCCTGTCCCCACTCAGATCTTTGCACCCGCTGAAGCTGTGGGAGCTAGGGGAGAATCCGGCCTGAGGGTTATGGGAGATCCAGGCCACGCTGGAGCAGGTCACCTTGGGAGCTAGTCAGTTCcccaggagagggctgcaggTTTGGGGTGTGTCGGGTGAACCTGCTTGGCCTTCCAGTGCTGAGGCTGAGTGAATGTTAATGAAACGTTCCCCGTAACACCCCCATTCCTTCCTGGGGCCAGTACGTCTCTCCACAAGGGGTTAACGCCAGCCTAGTCCGCTCCTTTCCCTGGCGTCCTGGGACGTCTCAGTTCCCAGAGCCTGGTGCCCTTGGAGAAAGGAAGGAATTAACTCCCTGCCACCCACTGctccacagggctgcccagaggattgagggggtctggggcaaagcaattttggggggccctttccattaaaaaaagttgcaatactatagaatcctatattcttgtgggggtccctgtggggcctggggcaaattgccccacttgccccccccccctttgggcagccctgctgctccATCCCCTGCACAACCCTTGCTCCCTCCCGTCTCATTTCATCCTCTGCCTCCTTGAGCCTTTGCGTGCCCGGATTCTTTGCACTGGCCGCAGCGACTCTTCCAAGGAGGAGCCGTGGCAGCTGGAGTGAAGGGCTCGGGGGTTCAGCCTATGCTCATGTCTTCCTTCGCTTGCAGGGGTCAGTGGACGTAGCCCTTGAACTCTGCCTTGGCCCTGCACTGGGTGGGGGATGATTTAcaacccctctgctcccatctcctCTTTCCCACTGGAGCACAGTTCAGAGAGGAGGTTGGTAAACAGCCCTTATTTACAGCAGGCCTGCTCTGGTGACAGCTTCCCTGTGCAAAGGGTGCAAGTCACCCattgcagggctgggcggcccagGAGAAGCCCGCAGCGGTGGGAGGGATACACAGACACTGCTGACGCTGTCCCCAGGGAGGCTGAACCCCCTGTGAAAGCATCGGCCTGGCTCAAGACGCTGCCCTGCACAGAGCGACGTGGGCTGGCCCGAGTGGGAACGGGGCTCCTCCGCACGTCCCCTGGGATAGGAGGCGGGATCCCAGCAGCGGCCGCGGCTGTTAGTGTCACAGGCCTCATAAAGATAAGCTGTGGAGTCAATCGCCAAGAAAAGTTGGCTTCGGGTTGAAGCTATTATGGCTGCTCATAAAACCATCCTTCATCCTCAGCTGCTTTGCCTGTGGCCCTCGGGGAGGGGTCCCCTTTGCTGGCTTGCCCTGGCTCCAGCAGCATggcagctggctgcaggcagggccggttCATGGCTGTCCCAGTGGGTGAGGTCTGCACCCTGCGGCCCACGCTCagtgccaggggcagggcaggagctctgggcgTGCCTCTGGCTGGTtccagggcagcctggagtgCCTCCACTGGGAATCCCATCCCACTGCGTCCCCAACAGCTGGCGGGAAGGCAGTGGCAGCGAGGAGGGGTGGGCACGCGGCTGGGGTTCAAAGGAGGAAAACCAGGAGATCCTCATTACTCCAACAAGGATAAAATGCCCCTCACCAGCCGCCTGCCTCCCCACACAGCCTGTGGCCCTGACACAGCTCTGCACTGGGGCCCCTGGAAGCATgagccagagaggccaggcaAGGGTTTGGGGACTGGGTGGTTGTggctggatctggcccttgtCTGAGGCTGACACCCGTGTGgcccagcagcagggccggccAGCTGCAAAGCCTGCTTAGCTTGGCACTTCTCAGCGTCACACGGCTCTGCACGCTGAATGAAGCCCCCCGGGGGCCGTGTCAGCTTCACCCCACAGAGCAGCAAGGGGCACAGAGAGGAGCAGAtgtgcccacagccccccagacaGGAAGTGGCAGAAGAGGAATTAGAATGTGGtgttcctggctcccactcctgTGCTCCGGCCACTAGCCCACACCCCTGCCATGCTCAGGCCTAGGGAGCCCTGGAGCCACAGGACATGGGGCTGTTGTCAGCGACTCTTGCGGCAGCAGGGTGGGCGTGGTGACCGGCTGCCCCATAAACCACACacgcagggccagatcctgagctccttagcctgagccaaggggagcggggagctggctTGTCCTGCTTTGCGTCTTTCCAGCGTTTTACAATAATGACTCACCTCCCAgatgttaaagggccaggagctgggagctcaggtCTGCTGCCACCCTCGTGCCCCCGGGCACTGTTCTTGATTAGTGCCGTTGAGTTGGGGTACCAGGAGCTGTGGCCGGTTCCCTCTCTGCCCTGCAGGGACTCTCTGAGAAGCACTGCCCGTCTCTGGACAGCAAGGGCTGTGAAGACACCTCACCGTTgggtccctcctcttcccccagtgaccctgctctgtccccagcagcgcAGCCTTGGAtttccagggcctgattctcctcccactcATGCCGGTTTTGCTGCCGGGTCACCCCAGTGGCTTTGATGGAGATATTCCCGACCTGCACCCCGAAGGCAGGAGCAGAACCCGTGCCCTGGCCTCTACCCAGaccccaggccaggggtgggaacCTGGCAGAGGCCTGCTTGGGTCTAATTTTCAAGCCTGAGGGAGACCAAAACCTGACCCAACCCGTCAATGCCACCACCTCGTTCTTGGGGCTCGGCCGACCAAGGGCTTCCCGCTCCCCATGCCCGTGACCTGTCTCTGGCTGCCTCCTGCCCGCGGGGCCGCGCTGACGGCTCCGTGCCCCCTGCTTGGTGCGCGCGCGGTGGAGCAAGAGGTGCTGCGGCTCCTCGACACGCTCCCTCCACTGcgtgcccaggctggcaggagcggCCGCCATGGTGCCGACCCCCTCGTCAGGAGGAGGGGAGCCGCGCCGCACCTGAGAGGGTCGGATGGTTTTCCAGGGCATTCAGGGAGCAGCACGAAGCCCTGCTAAGGACGGCTGGCCCTGACCGCCAGTCGTGGGCAGCCGAGGGAGCCTATGATGGGGTGCTGAGACTCAGGCTCCGCATTTGGGACAGACAGTGTTATACACTCCTGCCTGGTGGGAGTGTGTGGGAAGACCGGACCGTGAcaggcaaagggggggggggaattcggAAGGCAGCACGTCCCGCTCTGCAATGAGCCAGCCTAAGTCATTTTCAGACATTTATACCTCATGTACAATTGCTCTCGCTCCAGTCCAATGGATCGACATGACAACGGTTGTTTGAGTGACAAGCTATCCATTCACTGCCCTCCAGCTGCATCCTGCACTAGCTCCCACCCTCTCCCACCCCCGGGAGCGCACTGGGTGTCAGCAAGGGCAGGATACGGCCCCAGGTTCCCAGGACACCCCTCACTCGCCAAGCCTCAGTGCAGGTCAATGTTCTCGTACTCCTGGTGGTCGGAGTCCTCCAGCTCAATGGCAGGCACCAGGTTGTAATAATCCACCGCCTGGCTCATGTAGAGCTTCTCTCGGTCCACCGAGTCCTTCAGCACGTCCGTCACGCTCACCGTCTCCGCTTCCGGgtcgctgccccccagctcctgtgctgctgccaccaccggCGGTGCCCCCTCGGGGCCCGTCTCCTGGCTGAGGCTCCCTTCGTTGACCAGCACAAAGGAATTGTCCAAGGCCCCCAGCTTGATTTCCACCTCTTCGTAGAGGTCCCTGTTGCTCCCCAGCAGGGCGGTGGAGGGCTTCAGCAGGATCTGGTTCCTCAGCAGCATGTTCTTCTCGCTCtcggtgggggcagtgggcagctcACCCTGGATGTAGTGGGGAGGCTCTGCCAGCCCCTTGGCACCGTTCCTCTCCACCGTGGCCAGGTGGCACTCCGGCCTGCGGCTGAGGGTGTAGCCCGTCTTTCTCTTCTGCCTGCAAAAGCACCAGGCGACCAGGGCTAAAATGACCACCAGGGGCAGGCAGATGAAGAGGGCGGTCAAGCTCTGTGCCCGGCAGAGCTCCTGCTTACGGATATCTCGGATGTCCATGCTGCGGTAACGCTCTGGGGTGCTGCACACCACGGCAGGGCCCTGCATGGCCCCGCTGGATGGCTCTCGGGGATACTTCTCCAGGTCACCGAACAAGGCGCAGGTGCAATCCCAGCTATTGTTGGTGAGGCTGAGCCTGGTGAGAGAGGGCTTAAAGACACCGGAGGGAAGGGAGGCCAAGTCATTGAAGCCAAGGTTAATCTCTTGGATTTGAGTGGAAGCTCTCAGGAAGGATTTGGGCAGCTTGCAAAGCTTGTTGCTGTCCAAACGAAGGACCCTCAATCGCGGGGCATCTTCTAGGAAACTTTCTGGAAGCTTTTCCAACTGATTGTGATCCAAGTGCAAGATCTCCAGCATGACGGGCGCAGCGGATGCATTGACAATGTCCAACACGCCGCAGTGCGAGAGGTATATCTCTCTCAGGCCTGTTACTCCACCAAAGAGGCTCCAGTCCAGGGAGTCAATTTCAGTCCCGGTGAAGTTCAAGCAGCATGTCCGGAGGGCTGGAGCTGCCTGAAGCTCAGAGAAGGCCATGGGTGTACTGCAGTTGCAGGCTTCTTCCACAGTTCCTAGAGCAAGTTGCGTGGCAAGCAACAGCCAAGCCCAGAGTATGAATGCCCATAGCTCGCAACCTACagcaaagaggagaggaaaacAGGTTAGTGATTTCTTCTGAGTACAAAGAGGTCTGTAACTAACTCATAACATTTCTTGTACAGCAAACACCGATCACCGAGTAAGCCTGCAGGTCGACCCGTTTAATGCCGGGGCGGCCAACTTGgtgctctggagccacatgcggctcttcagaagttaatatgcggctccttgtacaggcaccgactccggggctggagctacaggcgtcaactttccaatgtgccgggggggggctcactgctcaacccctggctctgccacaggccctgcccccactccaccccttcccgcccctcccctgagcctgccgtgccctcgctcctccccccagagcctcctgcatgccccaaaacagctgattgggaggtgcggggagggaaagggaggtgctgattggcggggctgccagTGGATGGGAGGCGAGGGAAgaagggggagctgatggggggctgctgaggtattactgtggctctttggcaatctacattggtaaattctggctccttctcaggctcaggttggcatTTAATGGATCAATTTAACTACTGGAGAACAGTTTCTCCCTTCAAAAACTTTCCAAACTTGGTCTGTACAAGGTTCACTTCACCCAGCCCTGGAATGTAGTTGTCTCTGGGGTGGAACCCCATACCGTACAGCAATTCTGCAAAGCAACTTAAGCTAGGAGGTGAGAAAGACTCCTATCCTAACTGAAATACAGGGAAACAGTGTGCAGGTACCCAGATGAGAACTTAGCAAAGGCCCACCCACCCTgctgcttttctgaaatgtgcCGTGGGATCTTTAACAACAATGAATGTTCAGCGCCTCCTTTGTACATGTCATTGGAAAGATGgcacccccccagcagcacaccgCCCCCTATTGGCAatgcatgtttagccactatcGCTACTTACAGATAATTTGAGGGATACACTATTGGTCACATCTTCCAAATTGTGCCACCTTTAGCATCTCACATTAAAACATcctgcagcaggggagaggaaagggttGGGGTGACCCCCTGTCCTTCTTCTGAGCCCTAAATATCTGTGACCCACTAGCATCTCCCAGGTGCATCTGGCATGAAAGGGGGGAAGAGGTGAGGGGGAACTGGCTGATTGGGAGGGACTTTCCTTTTTCAGCTACTAACTAAATTCACCCACCTGCTTTAGCCCCTTCCCAAGAATGAAACCACCTGCCCCCAGCACGCTGTGGCCATCTAAGACCTCCCTCTGACTGAGCATGAGACCCGGGCTGGTTCTGGCAGGCAGCTGATGTCAAGCGTCTAATACAGTTTCTGAAGCAGCCCAGCCCTGGCGCAAACAAACATGGGTAGGAGCCTTGCCTCTGACCTGGCCAGATCCTGCTGCTCTGCGAAGAGTTACCTGCACCAGGTACTCAGCTCTGCGCTCAGGAGCACTGGGGAACACCCTGATTACACCTGCTCCAGAGGAGAGCAGTTCCCCAGGCAACGGCTGGGCAAATGTGAGCTCTCGTACTGGAAAGGGGCGTGTGTTGTTCAAACCACAAAGGCAGCGTGTGAGAATCACCCTCCCTAGGGCACAGAGATTGACTGGATACCCATGGCCCTGCAATACTTGGCCAATGAGTGATCCAGATTCCTAGGACCAGTGGCCTGGGGTCGTCGGCGTCTACGCTGCTCCGACAGGACCATGGACTCAAAGGgctcatccacacacacacagtaaattgCAGAAAGATGCCAGGCTGAGTTAGATCCTGCTGGGAGAGAAACCTGTGGTTTCAAGGAGTCTAgggtaagctcgaaagcttgtccctcttACCAGGCAGTTGGTCCCTTGAAAGAAATGACCTCACCCCTCTTGaatctccaatatcctgggaccgataaCACTGCAGACAGGTCTGACCCTACCTTCTCTTCCACCCCACAGCCTGTTAGGATCCCAACTATCCCAGAACGCCCTGCTACGGACAAACGGCCAACTCAGTGGGCAGGACTTTGTACTGATGGGCCACGGCAGTGCAGCGGGGGTAGCGGGGTGTTGAAATCTAGATGCCAGGCTTTATGCAGGACAAATCAATTCAGCGACGCTTTACTGGCGTGACAAGCTATGCAAGCGTTGTGGCAGGGTAAGAAAAGGTCAGTCCCACAGGTCTCTGCCGGAGAGTGGGTTCGAGCCACCCAGGAGGCGGCTGTATGCAGTGCTTGGAGTTATATGGGCGCTGCTTGGGTCCCCTCGTCTGGAGTAACCGGCAGAGACCTGTGGGGCTAGGGAGGCCCGTGCCCTGGCCTGTTTCCCCATTTAAGGGTCAGACGTTTACTGAGGAAGCATTCGGGGGGCTTGGGTGACTCAGGATTTCACCTCCAGCTCCAATCAATCCTGCCCAGACACCAGCACCTGGGCATTGGTACCTCCTGGTGTCTGGTCAGGAGCTTGGGCAGAACAGGTTGGTGGGTGTTAGTCCAGTGCCCAGGAGCCTCGGGTCAGGGCTGAGGTTGGctggcagaggggtgtgtgtggaaagcTCCTCCTGTCGCTACCCATGTCCTGGGGAGAAGCAGGTCTTCAGTTCCCTGGGctgtcaggctgggctctgggggagagtgTGTCCGAATGCTTTACAATGCCCGAGATGCAGGAAAGGCTCAGGAGCCGAACGGCTGGAGGGCGAGGCGGGAGATGCTTGGGAATCAAAGCCCCAGGCAGCAGGACCTGCGGCGCATCGGCTCATTCTCCGgagccagcagcacagctggggccagggtgTCAGTCCGAGGGCTGCAGACAAAGACCCGCCACAGCCGCGGTGCTGAAGGTAACACGAGCCCCAAGCCACGGTCGCTGTTTCCTCTCTCCCCGGCTCTCTCTCCGCCAGGCCACACCGGGATGGCCCTCAGCAGTGGGGTTACCAGAGACCCCACTACGTCACCCCCAAATCCATGACTCCCTAGGCTGGTGGGACGGTGATTCTACCTGGCGGTCCTGGTTCcgcacctgcctctccccccacctccaccccttctTTCTCTCCGTCCGCTCCCAGCGCTTCTCTTCTCCCGTTGCCCCTCCCTCATTCTCATTCCCTCCCCCTTGACTCTCTGCCATGACGCCTCCTTATGGCAaggccataggcggcaggttcgtataatttttggtggggcccaaaatggtgcccccccccacgctctcaccctgtaaactgatataaaatgaagctacaatgcgtcagcaccacaagattacaagggtcaattaaaagtggaaagtcagaagcagcacttgtctattaatacctaatatacggtattaaattttgttgcacctgttgtgacaaagtgggaatgttcttaatgttttctctgaatactgtgtgggtgcctcagtttcccctgcaaagtgccaactgacggtgttggggacaaagagatcaggtggcctccttgtccggaagagacacaaaggccagatgagggagtgtcagtttggagctggctggggaaatcgggagaggcccagaacttgggtctgggctccccaccccccaagatggacctgactgaggggtcctgttttctgtacatacaagctctgttttagactgtatccctgt is part of the Mauremys mutica isolate MM-2020 ecotype Southern chromosome 8, ASM2049712v1, whole genome shotgun sequence genome and encodes:
- the LOC123375389 gene encoding SLIT and NTRK-like protein 6; translated protein: MGPAAGGCELWAFILWAWLLLATQLALGTVEEACNCSTPMAFSELQAAPALRTCCLNFTGTEIDSLDWSLFGGVTGLREIYLSHCGVLDIVNASAAPVMLEILHLDHNQLEKLPESFLEDAPRLRVLRLDSNKLCKLPKSFLRASTQIQEINLGFNDLASLPSGVFKPSLTRLSLTNNSWDCTCALFGDLEKYPREPSSGAMQGPAVVCSTPERYRSMDIRDIRKQELCRAQSLTALFICLPLVVILALVAWCFCRQKRKTGYTLSRRPECHLATVERNGAKGLAEPPHYIQGELPTAPTESEKNMLLRNQILLKPSTALLGSNRDLYEEVEIKLGALDNSFVLVNEGSLSQETGPEGAPPVVAAAQELGGSDPEAETVSVTDVLKDSVDREKLYMSQAVDYYNLVPAIELEDSDHQEYENIDLH